In the genome of Colwellia sp. PAMC 21821, the window ATATAAAAAAATTCTAAGTAAAATAGTTACATTAGCTGAAAACCCCAGGGGCGAAGGTTGTATAAAACTTTAGGGTCAAGAACATTACAGAATTCGGCAGGGCTTGTATCGAATCGTGTATGAAATAAAAGATGATGTTCTTGTTATTAATGTAGTAAAGGTTGCCCACAAATCTCATGTATATAAAAGTAGTTGATCAGGTAGCCAGCAGTATTTTTACGGGGTCAGGTTCGTTGAAGTTCCTGAAAATGCTAGAGACAATCCAGTGGCGCTGAGAGATAAAATTTTTCACTCAGCTATCATCCACTCAGCTATCAGCCACTCACCTATCAATGCTCTATTTAATCAACTCAATCAATTCATGAATGGTTTTAACCGCGGTAATTTTAGCCCCTAAGCCTTCCATTGATTTATGGTAATTACGAAATGGAATAAATATCTCGGTAAAGCCATGCTGCGCTGCTTCTTTTACTCGTGGTACGCCGCTGTCGATAGGGCGCACATCACCATTTAAACTTAATTCACCCATAATGCAGGTGGTTCTTGGAATAACAAATTCATTTAAGCTGCTTAAAAGGGCGGTGACTAAGGCTAGATCAATACAGGTTTCTGACTCGTCTATTTTTAAGCCACCAATAATATTGAAAAAGGTATCATGATAAATTTTAGTTTTGGTGTGTTTACGCAAAATACCGGTTAACATCTTAATACGGTTCATATTCAAGCCAACACAAACACGCTGTGGAAACTCTGCTTCAGTTTCTGTGGTTAAACACTGAATTTCGAGCAATAAATTCCTGTTACCTTTGCGAATGCACGTAATGGCAGAGCCCGGAGATTCAGTACTTGATCCCGATAAAAATATTTCACTGGGGTTATCAACACTGAGCATACCGCGTTCACACATTTTAAAAATACCGACAGTATCAATATCACCAAAGCGGTTTTTATTGGCTCTTAGGGTGCGTATTTGGCCGTCGTTGGTGTCAATATGCAATAGCGCATCGACAATGTGTACTAAGGTTTGTGGCCCCGCAATTTCGTTGTTTTTATTTACATGAGCAATTAAAAACATAGTAACGTTATTTTGTTTACAGTATTGCGTTAATGCCTGCGCCGCGCCTTTTACTTGTGAAGGCGAGCCTGGGCTGCCATTGGCATTTTCTGTAACTACTGCCTGAATAGAGTCGATAACGGCAAACTTGATTTTCTTTTGCTCTAATTCTTCAATAATGGCTTCAACACTGGTTTCAGACAATAAATACAATTCGTCAGGGTTATAATCAAGCTTTAAGCGTTGCACCCTGTTTTTGAACTGCGAAAGTGATTCTTCTGCGGTACAGTAAAGTGACGGCATTAATTGTGACATACGGGAAACTAAATCCGAAAGCAGGGTGGTTTTACCCGCCCCCGGATCGCCTGAAATAATGTTGACTGAGCCTGTAGTAACACCGCCACACAATACACGGTCAAGCTCGCCTATGCCGGTTAGCTGTTTTTCAGCTTCAGTAGTTTCAACTTCATTAATTTTTTTAGAACCGCCGCCCGTACCGCCAGCATAACCACCTGATGAGGTACGACTTTTAGTGGCACTTTTACTTTGATTAGGAGAAATTTTCATTTCAGCTAAGGTATTCCATGCGCCACATCTGCATTGGCCTTGCCAACGAGGGTAGTTCATACCGCAGTCGGTACAAACGAATTCTATTTTTGCTAACTTTGCCATTTGGCTGCCTATTTCTAAAATTAATATTTTAACCAATTACTATTAGTCAAAATTATGACAAAACATCAGATTAATATATATTTAAAGTTGTTTGTCAGGGAAATTGTTTATCTATATTTTTATATTTATAATCAGCTACTTAAATAATGCTGTGTAAGTTTTATTGTTTCAAATGAAGGTTTTTAGCTTTTCTACCTTTAAAGTCATTTAACAGGTATGGTTATTGCTTTAAAAACAGTTAAATATAAATGGGTTACTTTTCAAAGTAGTGCTTAGCCATGTAGTGTTAATTTTATAACAAGCCACATATACTAGCGCAAAACACGATAAGTAGTTTTCTTTATTGTAAAGATATTGAAGCGTAAATGAATAAAGATTTTTCAAAATATCAAAAAATTATTGATGAATTTAGTGGCCAAGTCCCAAATAGTGACTTTGAAGCTAGGTTTAATGCTGTCACAAAAAGCATGACGAAGACTGAAAGCTTCCTGTTAAAAATGGAATTAAAACGACTAGCAGCACCTTGTAGTCGATTGATTGATTTACGAGGACATGTGGACGGCGAATGCAAAGCTTTTGAACATGAAGAAAGAATTCATTTTTTAGATAGAATTGCCAGCGTGGTTTTCACTGAGATTTTTTCGCGATATGGCGGCTATACCATCGGCGTTTACGAAGCTGTAATGAATACTGAAAATAACTTTCGAGTTATTTATCAAAAAGAGAAAAGTAAGGTCACTAAAAGCCTACCTGATGACACCAGCAAAATATTTGAAAAATCTCAGTTTCCGGCGCAATTTTTCCGCTTTGGCATTTATAATGATCGTGCTGAAGAGCGGATGAATTTTGTTATCCCAATTAAAATTTCGCTAGTTGATGAGCGTGCATTCGAATGTTCAACTTCAGATATAAGTATTAATGGCTGTAAATTCAGAATTAATGATTTAAGCACTATTAAAATAGGGCAAAAAATAACGCTGCGCTTTACGGGTTTAGAAGAACAGTACCAATTAACTGATGATAGCGACTTAATATACGAAGTTAAAAATGTCACCATTTTAGATAACATGCAATTGGTCGGCGTGAAAAGAGTTACCGAAGATCTATCGAACTCTGATAGTTTTTCAAAATACCTTATTAGTTTTATTCACAGCAATAAACGACGTTATAAAATCAACTTAGACAATACCATTAGCGCTTTACAAACACGCAGTTTTGAACAGTTTGTTATGCCAAAGTCCAATGAATTACCTGTTTTTATTGAAAGAAACGACAAGGTTTTAACCCCGAAATATGCGCTAACTTGTAATAATAACCAAGATATTTACCAGTACTGGCAGGATGAAAATCACTATTCAACGCTATATTGTTTAATATCGCAAGAGCGAATTATTCGACTTAAAAAGTTAGCTTTATCTGGGAAATCATTATTAGTTTTTAGCTTTATTCATAAAAGCAAAGGTAAGTCATATTTTTATACTGCAGATGAAATACAGCTGAGTGATGATCCTGAATTTATGCAGCAATTTTTGGGATTTTCTGCGTCAAAAGCGCATTTTTCGGTTTCTCAATTAAGCTTGTTGGATGTAGATACAAGCTGCGCCGAATCTCACTTTACTTTATCTAATAGTATCACTCAGAAAAATGAATATTTAAATGCCCCTGTATCTGATGAGGTTAAGACATTATTAGCTAAAATACCTTATATTGTTGTGGTAAGTGATATTACGCAGGATGAAATGCTGCATGCTTATAAGGCGTTGTCTTATGAAGGAATTAATACGGTTAAATTAAAAAGATTTGGTCATAAACGTTTAAGTAAACCGTTCAGTGTTGATGAAGTTGGCATAAACTATAGAAATCAGCGACAAGAATTACGCTTTACCTATAAGACCCCGGCTAATATTAAAATTGATAATGTTATTTCGTCAGGATCTTCACTTAATTTCTCGACGTCTGGTTTAAAAATTGTATTAGATAAAGCGACAACCTTGGTAGCCGGTGACATTGTTCATTTAGGTTTGCCCAAGCTGCAACAAATAACATCGGTGTTCGACTTAACTGGCTTACCCTATGAGGTAATACGAGTTAATCGCACTAAAACTATCGTTAATTTAAGAGTTTATATTGAAAAACATCAACATATAGGTCGTAAGTTTTTTAAAGCATTGATTGATAAAAACCGTCATAAATTAACTTCAGACGAATATGCTCAGTCTAATCCTGGCTTAGCTAAAGCGCTGAGGAATATTTACAGTGCCAGTTCCAAGTTACCGACACTTGTTGTGCAAACAAGTGGAAGCCGTTATAAGTCGGATGTTATTGCAAGTGGCGACCCTAGTGGTAAGTTAATGGCCGAAATGGCGCAATTAAGTGATCGTAAATCTTATTACAACTTATACCCAATATTGGGGCATGCAGATTTCATGAATAACTTAACGGTTAAGTTAAAGAAAATGCAGAACACAGAAACAGCAAGTTCTAAAGTGCTTTATATCGCGATTAACCCTAGCGTCGACAGGGTAGATAAAGCCGTAACCATAAAGCTGTCGGCAGAGTTAGACAGTGAAGAATTAAAGCAATCTTTTATTCATCAAGCATTGAAAAACGGTCAATTTTTCTGTGTGTTGATGAAGCTATCACGTGCTGCAGGACCTGATATGAATCACCTGAATCCAGAACTTAGCTATATTAGTTCTTACGCCATTCATCGCGGTAAACAAATTGAACAAGAAATATGGAGCGTTGCAGGTATTGCGCAAATTTTTGATATTACCCAAGAAGTGATTTTTCGTTATCGTTTAATGCGTAAAAACTAAAGTAAAATTACTCGGTATTTTAATAACCCAGATAACTGAAAAAATTAAAGTAAAAAATATACTATAGGTTTAATTTTATTTGATTATTTATCAGCTAAGTCAATCAGCTTAGCTGATAAATAATGAAATCGAACCCGTGCATCTTTTTGGGTGCAGACATTAAATTCCCTCCTGAATAGTTAGACGCAATAACCAGAAATTATACAGTCATACTAATTCACTGACTAATCTCCTGGTCAACTATTTGCTATGCAGTTTATAGCCAAAATTTAACAGAAACTAAAATAAACTTGTGCAGAAATATTCACATAGCAAGAATAAACTCTTATAATATAGCTTCCATTGTATTTAGAGTTTTTTATGTTTAAAGCAGCTTCAAGAGTCTTCGTTATCGCGTTTATGCTTATTGCCTTTATTGGGCAAGCAATCGCTTTTAATAGCGCTATGTCTTGCGAAACATCAGAGAACTCTATTTCTGCGAACTCAAGTGAGCAATTAAAGTACAACGGGTCAGAGAAAAATGTTCCCGATAGCTTAGAAGATTGCTGTGGCATTGAATGTTGTGATCTTGATTGTACTTGTGTTGCTAATGCGTGTTCTTCCTTCATGAATGTTGGCACTGAAGTTGATGCAACTAAGGTTGACACTTTAAATGAAACTGCTGGTTTGCTAAAAACAGAACAACCAAAAGCCTTTTCTACTTTACTCTATCGCCCTCCAATTTTTATCTCTTAAGTACTACACCAGAAATATATATGTAACCTATAACTCTTTAAGTTAATTGACACTACTGTGCTGATTAACTACCAAGTAATACCTGAGGTAAAAATGTTTAAAAAGTCATTAATAACGCCAGTAGTTCTACTGTTAATTCCTGCGTTTGCCTGCGCGAATGAAAATAGCAACGAAGATAAGCATGATCACGACCACCAAGAAAAGCCAACACATCATGAGCACAAAGAGGAGAAGATTGAACGAATTCAAGTAAGCGCTTCTCGTTTAGGTCGTATTGTTACTGAGTCGGCAACACGTACCGAGATTATTAACGGTGAAGAAATACAAGAAAAAGCCCTAATGCGCCCGGGTAATATCTCTATGTTAGTGGCTGAAACGGGAGGTGTTAGAGTACAAACCACTTCGCCAGCGTTAGGTAGTGCTAACATTCGATTGCAAGGGTTGTATGGTCGTTATACACAACTGTTAAGTGATGGTTTACCTTTATATGGCGGCCAAACTGCTTCAATTGGCTTGTTACAAATTCCCCCTACAGACCTTGCAAATGTAGAAATAATTAAAGGCTCAGCTTCTTCACTTTATGGTGGCTCTGCGCTGGGTGGGGTAATAAACTTGATCTCGCGAACGCCTTCGAATGAGTATGAAGGTGAAGTGTTAGTCAATGCGACCTCAAAAAACGGTCAAGATATTACTTCGTACTTTGCATCTCCATTTACAGATAACTTAAGCGCATCGGTAACTACAGGAATTCATCATCAAGAAGAGCAAGACTTAGATGACGATGGCTGGATCGATTTAGCTGGCTATGAAAGAGGCAGTGTTCGCCCTCGGTTTTATTGGCAAGACGACAGTGGTGCAAACTTTTACCTTACATTGGGGGCAATGAAAGAACAAAGAGTTGGTGGCACATTAGATGGCGCTACTGTTAGCGATGGCAATGAATTTCCATTAACACAAAATACTCTTAGAACGGATCTTGGCTTTATCTATGATCAACCCTTAGGTGACGTTTTAAATTTAAATCTTCGTGGCTCAGCAATGAATCAAGACCATGAACATGAGTTTGGTGCTGTGCTAGAAGACGATAGTCACGAAAGTTATCTGATCGAGACGAGCTTGTCGGGATATTCTGATAAAACGGCGTGGTTAGTTGGCTTAGCGCTTCAGTCTGAAAAGTTCGCCTCGGAAACTTTTTCTGAGTTTGATTACTCTTATCAAGTACCTGGACTGTTTTCTCAACTTGATTATGAAGCAAGTGATGTTGTTTCATTGTCGCTAAGCGCACGTACTGACTGGCACAGTGAATATGGTACACAAGTTAGCCCACGTATTTCAGTATTGTATAGCCCAGAAAACTGGACCTTCAGGGGCGCATTTGGACAAGGTTTTTTCGCACCTAGCCCATTTATTGAAGATCTTGATGAAACAGGCTTATCTCGCCTTGAGCCTCTAGAAAACCTTGAAGAAGAGCAAGCGACTACTGCTTCTATAGATATTAGCTACGTGTTCGACAGCGTAGAAACGAGCTTAACGTTATTTTCTTCAACTATTGATAATGTTACTGAATTAGACGTTATTAGCGGTGCTGACCAAGCTTTTGGTAAACAAGTTCGTATTGTAAATGCGCTAGGCGAAAGTGAAATAAAGGGTGCTGAATTATTACTGCGTTATCGCTGGCAAGATATTAAGTTTACCGGCAGTTATTTATATACAGACGCCACTAAAGAAAGTGATTCTGGTTTTAATCGAGTACCTTTAGCACTTACGCCCCAGCATTCTGCCGGCCTTGTTGTT includes:
- the radA gene encoding DNA repair protein RadA — translated: MAKLAKIEFVCTDCGMNYPRWQGQCRCGAWNTLAEMKISPNQSKSATKSRTSSGGYAGGTGGGSKKINEVETTEAEKQLTGIGELDRVLCGGVTTGSVNIISGDPGAGKTTLLSDLVSRMSQLMPSLYCTAEESLSQFKNRVQRLKLDYNPDELYLLSETSVEAIIEELEQKKIKFAVIDSIQAVVTENANGSPGSPSQVKGAAQALTQYCKQNNVTMFLIAHVNKNNEIAGPQTLVHIVDALLHIDTNDGQIRTLRANKNRFGDIDTVGIFKMCERGMLSVDNPSEIFLSGSSTESPGSAITCIRKGNRNLLLEIQCLTTETEAEFPQRVCVGLNMNRIKMLTGILRKHTKTKIYHDTFFNIIGGLKIDESETCIDLALVTALLSSLNEFVIPRTTCIMGELSLNGDVRPIDSGVPRVKEAAQHGFTEIFIPFRNYHKSMEGLGAKITAVKTIHELIELIK
- a CDS encoding PilZ domain-containing protein, which produces MNKDFSKYQKIIDEFSGQVPNSDFEARFNAVTKSMTKTESFLLKMELKRLAAPCSRLIDLRGHVDGECKAFEHEERIHFLDRIASVVFTEIFSRYGGYTIGVYEAVMNTENNFRVIYQKEKSKVTKSLPDDTSKIFEKSQFPAQFFRFGIYNDRAEERMNFVIPIKISLVDERAFECSTSDISINGCKFRINDLSTIKIGQKITLRFTGLEEQYQLTDDSDLIYEVKNVTILDNMQLVGVKRVTEDLSNSDSFSKYLISFIHSNKRRYKINLDNTISALQTRSFEQFVMPKSNELPVFIERNDKVLTPKYALTCNNNQDIYQYWQDENHYSTLYCLISQERIIRLKKLALSGKSLLVFSFIHKSKGKSYFYTADEIQLSDDPEFMQQFLGFSASKAHFSVSQLSLLDVDTSCAESHFTLSNSITQKNEYLNAPVSDEVKTLLAKIPYIVVVSDITQDEMLHAYKALSYEGINTVKLKRFGHKRLSKPFSVDEVGINYRNQRQELRFTYKTPANIKIDNVISSGSSLNFSTSGLKIVLDKATTLVAGDIVHLGLPKLQQITSVFDLTGLPYEVIRVNRTKTIVNLRVYIEKHQHIGRKFFKALIDKNRHKLTSDEYAQSNPGLAKALRNIYSASSKLPTLVVQTSGSRYKSDVIASGDPSGKLMAEMAQLSDRKSYYNLYPILGHADFMNNLTVKLKKMQNTETASSKVLYIAINPSVDRVDKAVTIKLSAELDSEELKQSFIHQALKNGQFFCVLMKLSRAAGPDMNHLNPELSYISSYAIHRGKQIEQEIWSVAGIAQIFDITQEVIFRYRLMRKN
- a CDS encoding TonB-dependent receptor, encoding MFKKSLITPVVLLLIPAFACANENSNEDKHDHDHQEKPTHHEHKEEKIERIQVSASRLGRIVTESATRTEIINGEEIQEKALMRPGNISMLVAETGGVRVQTTSPALGSANIRLQGLYGRYTQLLSDGLPLYGGQTASIGLLQIPPTDLANVEIIKGSASSLYGGSALGGVINLISRTPSNEYEGEVLVNATSKNGQDITSYFASPFTDNLSASVTTGIHHQEEQDLDDDGWIDLAGYERGSVRPRFYWQDDSGANFYLTLGAMKEQRVGGTLDGATVSDGNEFPLTQNTLRTDLGFIYDQPLGDVLNLNLRGSAMNQDHEHEFGAVLEDDSHESYLIETSLSGYSDKTAWLVGLALQSEKFASETFSEFDYSYQVPGLFSQLDYEASDVVSLSLSARTDWHSEYGTQVSPRISVLYSPENWTFRGAFGQGFFAPSPFIEDLDETGLSRLEPLENLEEEQATTASIDISYVFDSVETSLTLFSSTIDNVTELDVISGADQAFGKQVRIVNALGESEIKGAELLLRYRWQDIKFTGSYLYTDATKESDSGFNRVPLALTPQHSAGLVVMWEEHGSHLLGFEAYYTGTQQLENNPYRDRSKAYWHLGLLGQITIGQVSFFVNAENLLNVRQTKEDPLLLPEQAPSGRWTTNIWSRNDGFTVNAGFRFQFGG